In one window of Nakamurella sp. PAMC28650 DNA:
- a CDS encoding VC0807 family protein, with translation MHEAGTTPAVAVAQREEIEREMAAHPARKGMVFNVAVTVLEVGGAIAVFRVVKNSGGSDVGAYLAGSVAPIVGAGVVWIRARKFSGASAAIFAFTVLSALVAIAGSTAPKVLLYKDCGVTAAIELIFGLSCLFAPRPVLFYFAQRYGTDGTREGMAVFDKMWMAYAGFRRSLYLISIAWASIFLLQAGVTAAIIAATPFSTGYNYDQILPIVAFVLAMAITAVLSARAKKEGQARSREAEMSHHPGAPGASPTGT, from the coding sequence ATGCACGAGGCAGGTACGACTCCGGCTGTGGCAGTGGCACAACGGGAGGAAATCGAGCGGGAGATGGCGGCCCATCCCGCGCGGAAGGGCATGGTGTTCAACGTCGCTGTGACGGTGCTGGAAGTGGGCGGGGCGATCGCGGTGTTCCGGGTGGTGAAGAACAGCGGCGGCAGCGACGTCGGCGCGTACCTCGCCGGGAGCGTCGCACCGATCGTCGGGGCTGGGGTGGTGTGGATCCGGGCCCGGAAGTTCAGCGGCGCCTCTGCGGCGATCTTCGCGTTCACGGTGCTCTCGGCCCTGGTGGCCATCGCCGGGTCGACGGCCCCGAAAGTGCTGCTGTACAAAGACTGCGGGGTGACCGCGGCGATCGAGCTGATCTTCGGCCTGTCCTGCCTGTTCGCACCCCGACCGGTGCTGTTCTACTTCGCCCAGCGCTACGGCACCGACGGCACCCGCGAAGGCATGGCCGTGTTCGACAAGATGTGGATGGCCTACGCGGGGTTCCGCCGCTCCCTCTACCTGATCTCGATCGCCTGGGCTTCGATCTTCCTCCTCCAGGCCGGCGTCACTGCGGCCATCATCGCCGCGACTCCTTTCAGCACCGGATACAACTACGACCAGATCCTGCCGATCGTCGCGTTCGTCCTCGCCATGGCCATCACCGCGGTGCTCTCGGCGAGAGCGAAGAAGGAGGGACAGGCACGGAGCCGGGAGGCCGAGATGTCCCACCATCCGGGAGCACCGGGCGCTTCCCCGACGGGCACCTGA
- a CDS encoding Rid family detoxifying hydrolase, whose product MVDPRRSVTSDLAPAALGPYSQAIVASGFVFCSGTAGIDPATGVAPDDIAEQTEQALRNLGAILEAAGSSMKNLVKTTIFYASVEDFSIINEVYARYMPDPPPARSAPANVQLPRGLKISIEAIAVLPPATNSLP is encoded by the coding sequence ATGGTCGACCCACGTCGGTCCGTCACGAGCGACCTGGCCCCGGCCGCGCTCGGGCCGTACAGCCAGGCGATCGTCGCCAGCGGATTCGTGTTCTGCTCCGGCACCGCCGGTATCGACCCGGCAACCGGGGTCGCCCCGGACGACATCGCCGAACAGACCGAGCAGGCCCTGCGCAATCTCGGGGCGATCCTCGAGGCGGCCGGATCCTCGATGAAGAATCTGGTGAAGACGACGATCTTCTACGCCTCGGTCGAGGACTTCTCGATCATCAACGAGGTGTACGCGCGGTACATGCCCGATCCGCCCCCGGCCCGCTCTGCGCCGGCGAACGTCCAACTGCCACGCGGGCTGAAGATCTCCATCGAGGCGATTGCGGTGCTGCCACCGGCGACGAACTCCCTTCCCTGA
- a CDS encoding S8 family serine peptidase, protein MNKSLSTRVLLAGTATVALVLATIGATTASAAPPVGAATPVAPAAVTPASAAAAAHGVIVVLKNQHSNLAITKDRASPRTVAAQQDQAPIIAKAQRVGARNIHGFKALNGFAATATPAQIAQLSADPSVAAVYPDLQIKKPAAAPTQKASAAAAAPPPATVCPPNPAKPLLEPEALQLTNTAFPTSTTPQAQNLVTGAGVKVAFLADGIDINNPDFIRADGSHVFTDYQDFSGEGPDAPSSAEEAFGDASSIAAQGRQVYDLANYVNVAHPLPAGCNIQIRGIAPGASLVGLKVFGGGATAPTSRFIEAIDYAVNVAGVDVINESFGSNPYPDNGNDPISLADDAAVDAGVTVVASSGDAGTTGTIGSPASGSKAISVAATTAFRSYAQTTESGFQFGNGTWASNNISGLSSGGVTQQGTVPDLAAPGDLGWALCTPNTAIYLDCTDNNGAPSGIKEFGGTSQSSPFTAGAAALVIQAYEQSHHGTRPTPALVKRFITSTATDLGHPAYEQGSGLLNTLSAVRAAMSWKDANGSPAPQGTALVVDKTQLSVSGNPGGTAATPLTIRNVSRSTQTVALATRTLGRTVSSATGTVSLNTATAPAYIDGFGISRSWVAKKFSVPLGVDRLDVSIAAASAPFASRIILIDPRGTYSAYSIPQGSANHGHSDVRFPAFGTWTAYFALSTSSHFNGQITYGISTSKFTTYGSVSPSRVTLAPGASRTVNVKVPLGAQPGDFSASVQLSTALGLTSSVPLTVRTVIPTGSTTFKGVITGGNGRGVLPAQSNIYYLDVPGGQKDLGLGVTLDSDPNDTVFGLLTAPDGQVYSYKTNAAATAGTPNAAGFQIDRRSPMPGRWIFTLVTANPVSGFELQQHFTVKVNYNSVRVSAPGLPNSAGTVLAAGKSVSVKVRVKNTSAVPQTYFADARSKKTGDIPLAELSGNSTFALPQASTVNPLWLVPTDTTQATFATSADQPVNMDVFYSSGEPDVYSAAQGNGAKVQVDAAQVSPGLWITDIGQTGPFAGASTPGTASVAAVAHGQLFDPAVMSSTGDVWLQGVDTATNPAIAAMIGTGQRKFAATSGSGGTVSSALASKADAAPVPLTLAPGATGTIMLAVTPSGSKGTVVTGHVYIDTFDFFTTTGDELVSLPYTYQIG, encoded by the coding sequence ATGAACAAGTCTCTCTCCACCCGTGTCCTGCTGGCCGGTACAGCGACGGTGGCCCTGGTGCTGGCGACCATCGGCGCCACCACGGCCTCTGCCGCACCGCCGGTCGGAGCTGCCACACCGGTTGCACCGGCGGCCGTGACGCCGGCTTCCGCGGCGGCCGCGGCGCACGGCGTGATCGTCGTCCTCAAGAACCAGCACTCCAACCTGGCCATCACCAAGGACCGCGCCTCACCGAGAACTGTTGCCGCGCAGCAGGATCAAGCGCCTATCATCGCGAAGGCACAACGCGTCGGAGCGCGCAACATCCACGGGTTCAAGGCCCTGAACGGGTTCGCCGCCACGGCGACGCCCGCCCAGATCGCGCAGCTGTCGGCCGATCCGTCGGTCGCCGCGGTCTATCCGGACCTGCAGATCAAGAAGCCGGCGGCCGCACCTACCCAGAAGGCGTCCGCCGCGGCGGCCGCGCCGCCGCCCGCGACCGTCTGCCCGCCGAACCCGGCCAAGCCGCTGCTGGAGCCGGAAGCGTTGCAGCTCACCAACACCGCCTTCCCGACGTCGACGACACCGCAGGCCCAGAATCTGGTCACCGGGGCCGGCGTCAAGGTTGCCTTCCTCGCCGACGGCATCGACATCAACAACCCCGACTTCATCCGGGCCGACGGCAGCCACGTCTTCACCGACTACCAGGACTTCTCGGGCGAGGGTCCCGACGCCCCCAGCAGCGCAGAGGAAGCCTTCGGCGACGCCAGTTCGATCGCCGCCCAGGGCCGCCAGGTCTACGACCTCGCCAACTACGTCAACGTCGCCCACCCCCTGCCGGCCGGATGCAACATCCAGATCCGCGGGATCGCGCCGGGTGCAAGCCTGGTGGGACTCAAGGTGTTCGGCGGCGGAGCGACCGCTCCGACGTCGCGCTTCATCGAAGCCATCGACTACGCCGTGAACGTCGCGGGTGTCGACGTCATCAACGAGTCGTTCGGAAGCAACCCCTACCCGGACAACGGGAACGACCCCATCTCGCTGGCTGACGATGCAGCGGTCGACGCCGGCGTGACGGTCGTCGCCAGTAGCGGCGACGCCGGTACGACCGGGACCATCGGGTCCCCGGCCAGTGGCAGCAAAGCCATCTCGGTCGCCGCCACCACGGCCTTCCGGAGCTACGCCCAGACCACCGAGTCCGGATTCCAGTTCGGAAACGGCACGTGGGCCAGCAACAACATCTCCGGACTCAGCTCCGGTGGGGTCACGCAGCAGGGTACCGTTCCCGACCTGGCCGCTCCGGGTGATCTGGGGTGGGCACTGTGCACGCCGAACACCGCCATCTACCTCGACTGCACCGACAACAACGGCGCGCCGTCCGGCATCAAGGAGTTCGGTGGAACCAGCCAGTCCTCGCCGTTCACCGCAGGCGCCGCTGCCCTGGTGATCCAGGCCTACGAACAGTCCCACCACGGGACCCGGCCCACTCCGGCCCTGGTGAAGAGGTTCATCACCAGCACCGCCACCGATCTCGGCCACCCGGCCTACGAGCAGGGCTCGGGTCTGCTCAACACCCTGTCGGCCGTCAGGGCGGCGATGAGCTGGAAGGACGCCAACGGCAGCCCGGCGCCCCAGGGCACCGCCCTGGTCGTCGACAAGACCCAGCTGTCGGTCTCCGGCAATCCCGGCGGCACGGCGGCCACCCCGCTCACCATTCGCAACGTCAGCCGCAGCACCCAGACGGTCGCCCTCGCGACCAGAACCCTGGGGCGGACGGTCAGCAGTGCGACCGGCACCGTCTCGCTGAACACAGCGACCGCACCGGCCTACATCGACGGCTTCGGAATCTCCCGGAGCTGGGTGGCGAAGAAATTCTCGGTGCCACTCGGAGTGGACCGGCTCGACGTCTCCATCGCGGCCGCTTCGGCACCGTTCGCCAGCCGGATCATCCTCATCGATCCGCGGGGGACCTACTCGGCTTACTCCATTCCCCAGGGTTCCGCCAACCATGGCCACTCGGACGTCAGGTTCCCGGCTTTCGGTACCTGGACGGCGTACTTCGCCCTGTCCACCAGCAGCCATTTCAACGGGCAGATCACCTACGGCATCAGCACCTCGAAATTCACCACCTACGGCTCCGTCAGCCCGTCCAGGGTCACCCTGGCCCCCGGAGCCAGCAGGACCGTGAACGTGAAGGTACCGCTCGGTGCGCAACCGGGTGACTTCAGCGCGTCGGTCCAGCTCAGCACGGCGTTGGGTCTGACCAGTTCGGTGCCGCTCACCGTACGCACCGTCATCCCGACCGGATCCACCACCTTCAAGGGCGTGATCACCGGCGGCAACGGGCGAGGGGTGCTACCCGCCCAGAGCAACATCTACTACCTCGACGTGCCCGGCGGCCAGAAGGATCTCGGCCTCGGGGTCACTCTGGACTCCGACCCCAACGACACGGTCTTCGGCCTGCTGACGGCCCCGGACGGTCAGGTGTACTCGTACAAGACGAACGCGGCCGCCACTGCCGGTACACCGAACGCCGCCGGTTTCCAGATCGACCGCCGGAGCCCGATGCCAGGACGGTGGATCTTCACGCTGGTGACGGCCAACCCCGTCAGCGGGTTCGAATTGCAGCAGCACTTCACGGTCAAGGTGAACTACAACTCGGTCAGGGTGTCCGCGCCCGGACTCCCGAACAGCGCTGGCACCGTGCTCGCTGCCGGGAAGAGCGTCTCGGTCAAGGTGCGGGTGAAGAACACCAGCGCGGTACCGCAGACGTACTTCGCCGACGCGAGATCGAAGAAGACCGGGGACATCCCGCTGGCCGAGCTGTCGGGCAACAGCACCTTCGCACTGCCCCAGGCCTCGACGGTCAACCCGCTCTGGTTGGTCCCGACGGACACCACCCAGGCCACGTTCGCCACATCGGCGGACCAGCCGGTCAACATGGACGTGTTCTACAGCTCCGGCGAACCGGACGTCTACTCGGCGGCGCAGGGCAACGGCGCAAAGGTCCAGGTCGATGCCGCCCAGGTCTCGCCCGGGCTGTGGATCACCGACATCGGTCAGACCGGGCCGTTCGCCGGAGCCTCGACTCCGGGTACCGCGTCGGTGGCGGCAGTGGCGCACGGCCAGCTCTTCGATCCGGCCGTGATGTCCTCGACGGGTGATGTGTGGCTCCAGGGTGTCGACACCGCGACCAATCCGGCCATCGCAGCGATGATCGGGACCGGGCAGCGGAAGTTCGCTGCCACGTCCGGCTCGGGCGGAACGGTGTCGAGTGCGTTGGCCTCGAAGGCCGACGCGGCACCGGTTCCGCTCACGTTGGCCCCTGGTGCGACCGGAACGATCATGCTCGCTGTCACGCCGTCCGGATCCAAGGGCACTGTGGTCACCGGACACGTCTACATCGACACGTTCGACTTCTTCACCACAACCGGGGACGAGCTGGTCAGCCTGCCGTACACCTACCAGATCGGCTGA
- a CDS encoding bifunctional 2-polyprenyl-6-hydroxyphenol methylase/3-demethylubiquinol 3-O-methyltransferase UbiG, with protein sequence MVGDGDPVTDNNAAGPPAPDVPWRAGAYRGDPAVEAEWDTRYADRDQLWSGRPNGALVAEVAGLTPGRVLDVGCGEGADAIWLAGRGWDVTALEVSGVALRRAAGHALDAGLTIRWVHAGLAEAALPPASFDLVSAQYPALRRTPDGSAERALLAAVAPGGLLLLVHHAGMETRAAHDGFDSADYVWPSMVVALLDDDWEIELDEQRPRIAPEGGAGAHHAEDVVLRARRVR encoded by the coding sequence ATGGTGGGTGATGGTGATCCGGTGACCGACAACAACGCAGCAGGACCGCCCGCACCCGACGTCCCGTGGCGCGCCGGAGCCTACCGTGGAGACCCAGCGGTGGAGGCGGAATGGGACACCCGGTACGCAGACCGGGACCAGCTCTGGAGCGGCCGGCCCAACGGCGCCCTCGTGGCCGAGGTTGCCGGGCTGACACCGGGGAGAGTGCTCGACGTCGGATGCGGGGAAGGCGCGGACGCCATCTGGCTCGCGGGCCGCGGCTGGGACGTCACCGCGCTCGAGGTCTCGGGCGTTGCCCTGAGGCGGGCTGCGGGGCACGCGCTCGACGCCGGTCTGACCATTCGTTGGGTGCACGCCGGTCTGGCCGAGGCGGCCCTTCCGCCGGCATCCTTCGACCTGGTCTCCGCCCAGTACCCGGCATTGCGGCGCACCCCGGACGGATCGGCCGAGCGGGCCCTGCTCGCGGCCGTCGCACCCGGCGGGTTGCTACTGCTCGTCCACCATGCGGGGATGGAGACCCGAGCGGCCCACGACGGCTTCGATTCGGCCGACTACGTCTGGCCCTCGATGGTGGTGGCTCTGCTGGACGACGACTGGGAGATCGAGCTGGACGAGCAGCGGCCGCGGATCGCACCCGAGGGGGGAGCCGGAGCGCACCACGCCGAAGACGTGGTGTTGCGCGCCCGCCGGGTGCGGTGA
- a CDS encoding excinuclease ABC subunit UvrA produces the protein MSKLGTAAKSEPLSKSEPLPVHAADSHDLIRVTGARVNNLKDISVEIPKRRLTVFTGVSGSGKSSLVFGTIAAESQRMINETYSAFVQGFMPTQARPDVDVLDGLTTAIIIDQERMGANTRSTVGTATDANAMLRILFSRLGKPYIGSPQAFSFNVASISGAGAVSIQRGGQTVKERRSFSITGGQCPRCEGRGAVTDIDLTALYDDSKSLNDSPFTIPGFSMDGWFGRIFIGSGLFDPDKPIRRYTKRELADLLYKEPTKIKVEGINLTYEGLIPKIQKSMLSKDVDTLQPHIRAFVERAVTFTTCPECDGTRLSEAARSSRIDAINIADACAMQISDLALWLEKLEDPSVAPLLAALRHSLDSFVEIGLGYLSLDRPSGTLSGGESQRIKMIRHLGSSLTDVTYVFDEPTIGLHPHDIARMNELLLQLRDKGNTVLVVEQKPEAIAIADHIIDLGPGAGSAGGEVVFEGTLDGLRASGTLTGRHLDDRARLKTSVRRPSGALEVRGARTHNLQDVDVDLPLGVLVVLTGVAGSGKSSLIQGSVSGRDGVVTVDQGAIKGSRRSNPATYTGLLEPIRRAFAKANDVKPALFSPNSEGACPNCNGAGVIYTDLAMMAGVATVCEVCEGRRFLAEVLDFHLGGRDISEVLAMSVSEAEEFFGAGEARLPAAHAILDRLADVGLGYLRIGQPLTTLSGGERQRIKLATRMVDKGTLPGLYVLDEPTTGLHLADVQNLLALLDRLVDSGRSVIVIEHHQAVMAHADWIIDLGPGAGHDGGRVVFQGTPADLVAGRSTLTGEYLAAYVGA, from the coding sequence ATGAGCAAATTGGGCACCGCGGCGAAGTCCGAACCACTGTCGAAGTCCGAACCACTGCCGGTGCACGCCGCCGACAGTCACGACCTGATCCGGGTGACCGGCGCGCGCGTCAACAACCTGAAGGACATCAGCGTCGAGATCCCCAAGCGCCGGCTCACCGTGTTCACCGGCGTCTCCGGCTCGGGCAAGAGCTCGCTGGTGTTCGGCACGATCGCCGCCGAGTCGCAGCGGATGATCAACGAGACCTACAGCGCCTTCGTGCAGGGCTTTATGCCGACGCAGGCGCGGCCGGACGTCGACGTCCTCGACGGGCTGACCACCGCGATCATCATCGACCAGGAGCGAATGGGGGCCAACACCCGCTCCACGGTCGGCACCGCCACCGATGCCAACGCCATGCTGCGCATCCTGTTCAGCCGGCTCGGCAAGCCCTACATCGGTTCGCCGCAAGCGTTCTCGTTCAACGTCGCCTCGATCAGCGGAGCGGGCGCCGTCTCCATCCAGCGCGGGGGCCAGACCGTCAAGGAGCGTCGGAGCTTTTCGATCACCGGCGGCCAGTGTCCCCGGTGCGAGGGCCGCGGGGCCGTCACCGACATCGACCTGACGGCGCTCTACGACGACAGCAAGTCCCTCAACGACAGTCCGTTCACCATTCCCGGATTCAGCATGGACGGCTGGTTCGGCCGGATCTTCATCGGATCCGGCCTCTTCGACCCGGACAAGCCGATTCGGAGATACACCAAGCGCGAGCTGGCGGACCTGCTCTACAAGGAACCGACCAAGATCAAGGTCGAGGGGATCAACCTGACCTACGAGGGGTTGATCCCGAAGATCCAGAAGTCCATGCTGTCCAAGGATGTCGATACCCTGCAGCCGCACATCCGCGCTTTCGTGGAACGGGCGGTCACGTTCACGACGTGCCCCGAGTGCGACGGCACCAGGCTCTCAGAGGCGGCCCGATCGTCGAGGATCGACGCGATCAACATCGCTGACGCCTGCGCGATGCAGATCAGCGACCTCGCTCTCTGGCTCGAAAAGCTCGAGGATCCGTCGGTCGCACCGCTGCTCGCCGCGCTGCGACACAGCCTCGACTCGTTCGTCGAGATCGGGCTGGGCTACCTCTCGCTGGATCGTCCCTCCGGCACCTTGTCCGGCGGTGAGTCGCAGCGCATCAAGATGATCCGCCACCTCGGTTCCTCCCTCACCGACGTGACCTACGTCTTCGACGAGCCGACGATCGGGCTGCACCCCCACGACATCGCCCGGATGAACGAGCTGCTGTTGCAGTTGCGCGACAAGGGCAACACGGTGCTCGTGGTCGAGCAAAAGCCGGAGGCGATCGCGATCGCCGACCACATCATCGATCTCGGTCCGGGGGCAGGCAGCGCGGGCGGCGAGGTGGTCTTCGAGGGCACTCTCGACGGGCTCAGGGCCAGTGGCACGCTGACCGGACGGCACCTGGACGATCGTGCGCGGCTGAAGACGTCGGTCCGCCGGCCGTCGGGCGCACTGGAGGTACGCGGCGCCCGGACCCACAACCTGCAGGACGTCGACGTCGACCTCCCACTCGGGGTACTGGTCGTGCTGACCGGCGTGGCCGGTTCGGGGAAGAGCTCGCTGATCCAGGGATCGGTATCGGGCCGCGACGGGGTGGTGACGGTCGACCAGGGTGCGATCAAGGGCTCGCGGCGCAGCAACCCGGCCACCTACACAGGCCTGCTCGAGCCCATCCGAAGAGCCTTTGCCAAGGCCAACGACGTGAAGCCGGCCCTGTTCAGCCCCAACTCCGAGGGCGCGTGCCCCAACTGCAACGGCGCCGGCGTCATCTATACCGATCTGGCCATGATGGCAGGTGTGGCCACCGTCTGCGAGGTGTGCGAAGGCCGACGGTTCCTCGCCGAGGTGCTCGATTTTCACCTGGGCGGTAGGGACATCAGCGAGGTGCTTGCGATGTCGGTGTCAGAAGCGGAAGAGTTCTTCGGCGCGGGTGAAGCGAGATTACCTGCAGCGCATGCCATTCTCGACCGGCTGGCCGACGTAGGGCTCGGGTACCTGAGGATCGGCCAGCCACTGACGACGCTGTCCGGCGGCGAGCGACAACGGATCAAGCTGGCCACGCGAATGGTGGACAAGGGCACGCTGCCCGGTCTGTACGTCCTGGACGAGCCGACCACCGGCCTGCACCTGGCCGACGTGCAGAACCTGCTCGCACTGCTGGACCGGCTCGTCGACTCCGGCAGGTCGGTGATCGTCATCGAGCATCACCAGGCGGTGATGGCCCACGCCGACTGGATCATCGACCTCGGCCCCGGCGCCGGCCACGATGGGGGACGGGTCGTCTTCCAGGGCACCCCTGCGGACCTGGTGGCCGGCCGCTCCACGCTGACCGGCGAGTACCTCGCGGCCTACGTCGGCGCCTGA
- a CDS encoding VOC family protein: MDIKEFQVTFDCADPAELAGFWCEVLGYQVQPPPAGFDSWDAALDAWGVPPEQHNSGSAANPPDGRSGPRLFFQRVPEGKDAKNRLHLDVRAAPGTVGDERMAALEVEATRLVGLRATRVRRVDPDGRMETGFVVMQDPEGNEFCLD; the protein is encoded by the coding sequence ATGGACATCAAAGAGTTCCAGGTGACGTTCGACTGCGCCGACCCCGCCGAGCTGGCCGGGTTCTGGTGCGAGGTGCTCGGCTACCAGGTGCAGCCGCCGCCGGCCGGTTTCGACAGCTGGGACGCGGCTCTCGACGCCTGGGGCGTCCCTCCCGAACAGCACAACAGCGGCTCGGCCGCGAACCCGCCCGACGGCCGCTCCGGTCCCCGGCTGTTCTTCCAGCGGGTGCCGGAGGGCAAAGACGCCAAGAACCGTCTTCATCTCGACGTCCGTGCAGCGCCCGGCACCGTCGGCGACGAGCGGATGGCAGCGCTCGAGGTGGAGGCCACCCGCCTCGTCGGGCTGCGCGCCACCCGCGTCCGCCGTGTGGATCCCGACGGCCGGATGGAGACCGGGTTCGTGGTCATGCAGGACCCCGAGGGCAACGAGTTCTGCCTGGACTGA
- a CDS encoding SDR family oxidoreductase has protein sequence MSVFVTGASGWIGSAVVDQLLAGGYEVTGFARSDASAADLEAKGVHVRRGDLDDLDSIRAGAESAEAVIHLANKHDWSNPAASSAAERAAVQTIGDALVGTGHRFLLASGVAALTQGKPAAETDASPFHGPQSPRGGSENLAFEFVERGVHAVSLRFAPTVHGARDHGFIASIASIARTKGVSGYPGDGSNRWAAVHRSDAARLVVLGLEKAVAGARLHAVAEEGIPTREIAIAIGRAFDLPVTSVEPDDVRDHFGWIGTFFAMDLVATSAVTQQLFEWTPTGPTLVEDIGAGAYSVPAPVS, from the coding sequence ATGTCCGTTTTCGTCACCGGAGCATCCGGTTGGATCGGCTCCGCCGTCGTCGACCAACTGCTCGCCGGCGGATATGAGGTCACCGGGTTCGCAAGGTCCGACGCATCCGCCGCTGACCTGGAGGCCAAGGGTGTCCACGTCCGGCGTGGTGATCTCGACGACCTGGACTCCATCAGGGCCGGCGCCGAGTCTGCCGAAGCTGTCATCCATCTGGCCAACAAGCACGACTGGTCCAACCCGGCAGCCTCCAGCGCGGCCGAGCGCGCCGCCGTCCAGACCATCGGCGACGCGCTGGTCGGTACCGGCCACCGGTTCCTGCTGGCCTCCGGCGTCGCCGCCCTGACCCAGGGCAAACCCGCTGCCGAGACTGACGCGTCGCCGTTCCACGGCCCGCAGTCACCCCGGGGCGGGAGCGAAAATCTCGCGTTCGAATTCGTCGAGCGTGGCGTGCATGCGGTGAGCCTGCGCTTCGCGCCGACCGTCCACGGAGCCCGGGACCACGGATTCATCGCGTCGATCGCGTCGATCGCCCGCACGAAGGGCGTCTCCGGCTACCCGGGGGACGGGTCCAACCGGTGGGCCGCGGTGCATCGCTCCGACGCCGCTCGCCTGGTCGTCCTGGGACTCGAGAAGGCCGTGGCCGGCGCCCGACTGCATGCCGTCGCCGAGGAAGGCATTCCGACCCGCGAGATCGCCATCGCGATCGGTCGCGCCTTCGACCTCCCCGTCACGTCCGTCGAGCCCGATGACGTCCGCGACCACTTCGGTTGGATCGGCACCTTCTTCGCCATGGACCTGGTGGCGACGAGCGCTGTGACGCAGCAGCTTTTCGAGTGGACGCCGACCGGCCCAACCCTCGTCGAGGACATCGGCGCGGGTGCCTACTCGGTACCGGCACCGGTTTCGTAG
- a CDS encoding TetR family transcriptional regulator produces MVRWEPDAAKRLQVAALELFATRGFEQTTAAEIAQSVGLTERTFFRHFSDKREVLFQGQDSFVQAFLDGAEVAPPEASPLEIVACALRNAASFFPDERRAYSRMRQSVIEANPALQERETHKLAGLATAVAEALRVRSVQEPAATLAAESGATVFGISFAQWIRPSEDRSLGDIIADVLHELRNLTRVITRT; encoded by the coding sequence ATGGTGCGTTGGGAGCCGGATGCGGCGAAACGCCTGCAGGTGGCGGCACTCGAGTTGTTCGCCACCCGTGGGTTCGAGCAGACGACGGCCGCGGAGATCGCGCAATCCGTCGGACTCACCGAGCGGACCTTCTTCCGCCACTTCAGCGATAAACGAGAAGTGTTGTTCCAAGGGCAGGATTCGTTCGTCCAGGCGTTCCTGGACGGCGCCGAGGTCGCGCCACCGGAGGCCTCTCCACTCGAGATCGTCGCCTGCGCACTGCGGAACGCCGCCTCCTTCTTCCCGGACGAGCGGCGAGCGTATTCGCGGATGCGGCAGTCGGTCATCGAGGCCAACCCCGCCCTGCAGGAACGCGAAACGCACAAACTCGCCGGCCTGGCGACGGCGGTCGCAGAGGCGCTGCGCGTCCGGAGCGTGCAGGAGCCGGCCGCCACCCTTGCTGCGGAGTCCGGTGCCACCGTCTTCGGGATCTCGTTCGCGCAGTGGATCCGCCCGAGCGAGGATCGATCTCTGGGCGACATCATCGCGGACGTGCTGCACGAACTGCGGAATCTGACGAGAGTGATCACGAGGACATAG
- a CDS encoding TetR/AcrR family transcriptional regulator — MSGPGSGAGSGNLDRRTILGGAIAMVDRDGLRELTMRKLGAYLGVEGMALYRYVPGRDALLDGIVETVIDELYGDPDVLVSSPDWPDYLYRLAHGIRRIALAHPEVFPLVATRPPAAPWVRPPLRSLRWMESFLQEFRDCGFSDRAAVAVYQAFSSFLLGHLLLEVSALGADIGPVDDPEPRAPDIDDLSGYPLLQHLKPLLSENRSAEVFDSSLQVLITHLQELGKD, encoded by the coding sequence ATGAGCGGACCCGGATCCGGAGCCGGGAGCGGGAACCTGGACCGCCGGACCATCCTGGGCGGCGCGATCGCCATGGTCGACCGAGACGGCCTGCGGGAATTGACGATGCGCAAACTCGGTGCCTACCTCGGCGTGGAGGGCATGGCGTTGTATCGATATGTCCCCGGTCGGGACGCCCTGCTGGACGGCATCGTGGAAACCGTCATCGACGAGCTCTACGGAGACCCTGATGTCCTCGTGTCGTCGCCGGACTGGCCGGACTACCTCTACCGCCTTGCCCACGGAATCCGTCGAATCGCGCTGGCGCATCCCGAGGTCTTCCCCCTGGTGGCCACCAGGCCGCCGGCCGCGCCGTGGGTGCGGCCACCGTTGCGGAGCCTGCGGTGGATGGAATCCTTCCTGCAGGAGTTCCGTGACTGTGGATTCTCCGATCGCGCCGCCGTCGCGGTCTATCAGGCGTTCTCCAGCTTTCTGCTGGGTCATCTACTGCTCGAGGTGTCTGCGTTGGGGGCGGACATCGGGCCGGTGGACGACCCGGAGCCGCGCGCCCCGGACATCGACGACCTGAGCGGATATCCGTTGTTGCAGCATCTCAAACCGCTGTTGTCGGAGAATCGCTCCGCCGAGGTCTTCGACAGTTCGCTGCAGGTGCTGATCACGCACCTGCAGGAGCTGGGCAAGGACTGA